A portion of the Gigantopelta aegis isolate Gae_Host chromosome 10, Gae_host_genome, whole genome shotgun sequence genome contains these proteins:
- the LOC121384127 gene encoding cerebral peptide 1-like: MFPSGSLAEIQSVMFPGKHMASFGGLLNILVVLVCVTRDTVTADLEHTSGDKTLDNLHSTHVLHKRAPGWGKRNVNDSPYDYGLSSVLGLGDDMEGIMTSEDKQWGKRTSESDKIDTESVIEEKRAPGWGKRNTYGLDKKAPGWGKRAPGWGKRAPGWGKRAPGWGKRAPGWGKRAPGWGKRSPLECHELDEQVQEYMLHAIQAEMQRRRVCT; encoded by the coding sequence ATGTTTCCCAGCGGGTCACTTGCCGAAATACAGAGTGTCATGTTCCCCGGCAAGCACATGGCTTCATTTGGTGGACTGCTTAACATCCTAGTGGTCCTGGTGTGTGTGACAAGGGACACCGTTACCGCCGACCTCGAACACACAAGCGGGGATAAAACTTTGGACAACTTGCACAGCACACATGTGTTACATAAAAGAGCACCCGGGTGGGGAAAGCGAAATGTAAATGACTCCCCTTATGACTATGGTTTGAGTTCCGTTTTGGGCTTGGGAGACGATATGGAAGGCATTATGACGTCAGAAGACAAACAGTGGGGCAAAAGGACATCTGAGTCGGACAAAATCGATACGGAGTCCGTTATCGAAGAGAAACGGGCTCCTGGGTGGGGGAAGAGGAACACCTATGGCCTGGATAAGAAAGCGCCAGGATGGGGTAAGAGAGCCCCAGGCTGGGGTAAACGTGCACCAGGCTGGGGTAAAAGAGCCCCAGGATGGGGTAAACGGGCACCAGGGTGGGGTAAACGCGCACCTGGATGGGGAAAACGCTCGCCTCTAGAATGCCACGAGTTGGATGAACAAGTCCAAGAGTACATGTTACATGCAATACAG
- the LOC121383763 gene encoding uncharacterized protein LOC121383763, which yields MNNDSFFFDVSTTPRSFIRRGVLSVVNSLFDPIGFLAPITIQGKLILRNLMNGTTDWDEPLPPDKLSEWVTWKDSLVQLKHVHIPRCYSTESLSQASKVELHVFCDASEFAIAAVSYLVIYSTDYSRHISFVMGKAKVAPASGHTIPRLELCAAVLAVQISEIVMDNIGIKFHDINYYSDSRIVLGYLYNISKRFMTYVSNRVEKVRKINRPDQWNYISTQLNPADIGTRGIHVDKIQDSLWLVGRVVEVFPSQDGKMRKIKVAISRNGKLHYYIRPIVNIVLLVTNDSYFLNNNECVSYSIKDYRIRIYKHVN from the coding sequence ATGAACAATGATTCGTTTTTCTTTGACGTGTCAACAACACCAAGATCCTTCATAAGACGTGGAGTTTTGTCAGTTGTCAACAGCTTATTTGATCCTATCGGATTTCTAGCACCGATAACAATCCAAGGCAAGCTGATACTTCGCAACTTGATGAATGGAACGACAGACTGGGATGAACCTCTCCCACCAGATAAACTTTCTGAATGGGTCACTTGGAAAGACTCACTGGTTCAACTCAAACATGTCCACATCCCTCGGTGTTATTCAACTGAGTCATTGAGCCAAGCTTCTAAAGTTGAGCTGCATGTTTTTTGTGATGCATCAGAATTCGCCATCGCAGCTGTGTCCTATTTGGTGATTTATTCTACTGATTATAGCCGACACATTAGCTTCGTCATGGGGAAGGCCAAAGTAGCACCAGCAAGTGGACACACTATTCCTCGTTTAGAACTGTGTGCAGCAGTTCTGGCAGTACAGATATCAGAAATTGTGATGGACAACATAGGAATAAAATTTCACGACATAAACTACTACTCCGATAGCAGAATAGTCTTAGGTTACCTCTACAACATATCAAAAAGGTTCATGACATATGTAAGCAATCGCGTAGAAAAAGTCAGAAAGATAAATCGTCCAGATCAGTGGAATTATATTTCCACTCAGTTGAACCCAGCGGATATTGGGACTAGAGGTATTCATGTTGATAAGATCCAAGACAGTCTTTGGTTAGTGGGACGTGTCGTCGAGGTATTCCCCAGCCAAGATGGGAAAATGAGAAAAATCAAGGTGGCCATAAGCAGGAATGGCAAACTTCACTACTATATCAGACCTATTGTTAACATAGTGCTTCTTGTGACGAATGACAGTTACTTTTTGAATAATAATGAGTGTGTCAGTTATTCTATTAAGGACTACCGTATTCGTATATACAAACATGTGAATTAA
- the LOC121383762 gene encoding uncharacterized protein LOC121383762, translating to MDYLHSLINEGEQKSHFTDCGSLRSSTSRTSSSIARKQAKAEAAKAKALYAQREAALRKQRSQFEEEQSIAQASMERRKADLEADLQLLSEEKEAAAAVAEADSFEDIINSDSPTSPTIRQLPLPTICRNSKQRRCLLPQFVPPSMYPHVPHPMQGSRFEPATVFSPAQQPAMPSMFDSPSFPPPSKNTVIDFTQFLLKKDLLLSRLYKYDDLPENYLMWSSSFRNIALELNVKPAEELDLLVKWSSRDVR from the exons ATGGACTATCTACATTCTCTGATTAACGAGGGCGAGCAAAAATCACATTTCACGGACTGTGGATCTCTACGAAGCTCGACATCAAGAACCAGTAGTTCAATAGCCCGGAAGCAGGCCAAAGCTGAGGCTGCTAAAGCAAAAGCTCTGTATGCACAACGTGAGGCGGCCCTCAGGAAGCAAAGGTCACAATTCGAAGAAGAGCAATCGATCGCCCAAGCGTCAATGGAAAGGCGCAAAGCAGACTTAGAAGCAGATCTACAACTGTTGTCCGAAGAGAAAGAAGCAGCAGCTGCAGTGGCAGAAGCAGATTCTTTTGAGGACATAATCAATTCTGATTCTCCGACCTCGCCCACTATACGACAACTGCCATTACCAACT ATATGCAGGAATTCCAAGCAGAGACGTTGTCTGCTACCTCAATTTGTGCCGCCGTCTATGTACCCGCATGTGCCGCACCCTATGCAGGGATCTCGATTTGAGCCTGCAACAGTGTTCTCACCCGCACAACAACCTGCGATGCCATCAATGTTTGACTCGCCATCTTTTCCTCCACCAAGCAAAAATACTGTGATTGACTTTACTCAATTCCTGTTGAAGAAAGATTTATTGTTGTCACGGTTATATAAATATGATGATCTTCCTGAAAACTACCTCATGTGGAGTTCTAGCTTTCGAAATATAGCTTTGGAATTAAATGTTAAACCCGCAGAAGAGCTGGATTTACTTGTCAAATG GTCAAGTCGTGACGTCAGGTAG